Genomic DNA from Oncorhynchus tshawytscha isolate Ot180627B unplaced genomic scaffold, Otsh_v2.0 Un_contig_5842_pilon_pilon, whole genome shotgun sequence:
ATGAGTACAGTAGTACCGTCCTCATGAAATTCTTCTTACTTGACTTGTCAAAACAAAGTATTGATAATTAAGATAATCCCACAGACAGCGGTGCTCAGATATTCTTTAGTGTTTTCGGTGATCGGGTCAACAAGGAATcagtattttcaaataaattaatgGTCATTTCCTTTATAACTTACCCACATAATGTATTTCATTTCTAACACAGTATGAGCTTAGGTTAGCAACATATAGTAGATCATTTGTTAAATTGGAAAAGAGGAAAATAAATTACATTGTCCCCTTTTTGCTCATGTTAAAGACGCTTTAGACCAATCAGGTTTTAATAACTAAGTCCACTAAGCAAAGCATATTACAGATAGTCATTATTCTAGTAAAATATTAATAATAAAGAATCAcaataaatatttaaataattttattgaaatataaaacaaatgtaaaaaggctaaataaaaatacatagaATAAAATGTGAccaaaaaagtacattttgagaGCCAGCCAAAAACATCTTTGGTCCCTGCAAGgaatccatcccccatccccaagCTCCCAATTTCAACTTCAAGTGGTTCCGCCCACAGTCCAGTCTTATTTTGTTCCTCACACTAGGGGGAGAAAAAAGGCAGAGTGACTGCATTTTGCTCTACACAGTACAATGCCAAGTTCTCCAGGTCTAGTCCACTGCTTTCCTCTCATACACAGACATGACGCATGTGGAAATTCACCACATACTCAGCGTTGGTCCTCTGAACTGAGATGGCGAACGGCTCAAAGGGGTGGAATGTGAAGGCCACCAGCCGCCGGACGGCATGGTTAATGGGCCGGCCCAGGAGGCCTGCCTGGATCTTGAACTTCAGCAAGCCAGAGTCCCGAGCGTAAAACCTGCAGTTAACAAGAAAAACAGTCAGTCTTTTCAAATGCAAGTTTGAAATGAAAGAGGGTATGTAGGATCACACAGTAACATCCAAATGGTTGTCCTATAACGTTATTAGTTATTGTAGTTTAATTTCCTAACAATAAATGTAATCGTTTCAAAAACAAGAGAGCTTACAGTTACCATAAAATGTTGATTAAACAGTCTCCAACAAGTCCCTGCCTTTTATAATGGTTAGGCATCATTTACACATTTTAGCTAATAAATGGCGGTCTCTATAATAAACACCTGGTCAAGAAAAGTTGAATTATGCATTCATGCTCTGGTGGAATCTAACAGAATCTCCATCTCGCTCTGAATGATTGATGTCTCTAACAGACTTCGGGGCAGCTCCACAGTTGAAGCAAATAACACCCCTTTATTAGTTGAAGTTTTATGGTATGAATGATTGATTATTAATTACATGTCATTTTTACTTAAAGCAAAAATGTTTGTTGTGCCCTACAGAAAAACATTAGAAATCAGCATTATCTAGTCAATGTTACCTGATGGGGTGGTCTCCACATGTTTTGGGCCGTTCCATCACAGACACCCACTTGTCGTCGTAGCTGAAGAGAGAAAGATCGAGGTAGGGGCTGCTGCTGTAGGACTGAGCACTAATGGGCAGCTGTCCCAGCAGCCTCCTCACAGCCTCAGTGTGACCGCCATACTTTGCATTCACTATGGTGTCTTTGAACCTGACGAGGAAGGAGCATAAGCAGAAGGATTTCTGAATCACTTGACTGAAAAATTCTAAGGAATCAGAACTCTACTAAACACTGTTTTAAGAGTCTAATTTCTGTAAATTGGTTCAATTTATTGGCCTTTGGACTGGGACACACTGTATGGATGTATTTTCATGGTAGCCCTGTGGTGGGCCTCCCCCCCAGTCACCAATACCTTCTCTGGACCTGCCGTGCAAAGTTGTTGCTGGAGGCAGAGCAGGGGAACTGAACAGCTTCACTGTGGAGTGTGGCGTTCCGGAACAGGTCACAGAAGTTCTCAAACAGCTCCAGCAGTTTGTCAGAGGTGTTCTCAAAGACTGCCATCACCTCTGTGCTCACCATGTTGTACACTACAAAGAACGAGGGCTGAGAGAAGAGCAGACAGATATGAAGTTAGAAATAAAGACGATATGCACTAATGCCACAGCAGCAAACAATCATATGAAATAGGCCTATAGTTAATGTTTGATACAAAATCAATTTCAATTTTTCATAACAGAAGTTTTCTGAGCAATAAGCTGAAATGAGCCTGAATCGACAGTATTAATTCCCCAGTCCCTTTATGTAGAGTACAGAAAAACAAAATCAAATAACAGGATCTAATCAACTGCAGATTGGATTTACAGATAGCACTTTCATAAGTGCATACTTGCATGATTTCCACACCAACAAGGCCTTATTACAGAAACTTAATTAGGGAAGAGGGGGTAAGTGTACCTGAGAGGGGTCAGTGACTCGCAGGGTGACCACGTCCTCACTGGTATATTTGATGAAGAGGTGGTGCTCATCTAGTAGCTGCATCTTCCACATCCTCAGCTGTCTCAGCTGGTCAAAGAACTGGAAGAAGCGTCGCTTGGCGGTGGCGCTGCCGTCCTGCTCAGCCCGTCTCCACAGGTAGACCAGTAGTCTGTGCTTCAGGGAGTTGATGGTCTTCTCCTTGTAGAGGCGGGAGAAGCCTGGCTGGCCCTCGGCCCGGGCCTCAGTATACACCGCAGACAGAGTGAGGAGGTCGTCTTCGTAGCAGAACCGACCAATGGTTCGCACGTCCAGGAACGTCCCCTCTGATGTCACCTACCGGATGAAAGCAAAATGTTTGTAAAAACGTTAATTACATTCGATAATCTTACTTCCAGGTAGGCATAGGGTTCAGAGGGTGATGCAGGATGAGATATATACCTGAAAGACATGGATTGTCTGCTGCTGAACAGAAAGAACAGCCAGTATGTTACGGTAGAGGTAGAGTCCCTGGTTATGCGAGAGGATGATCTTGTCGCACTTGAAGGACCTGGTGTCACAAAGCCGGCCAGTGTGCAGGTCAATGATGTGCAGTGAGTAGTCCTCCAGCGGAGAGCGGGGGGTTGGGAGTCACAGACTCATTGTTGCGGTACACCTCAAAGAAGTGTGGAGAGGGCTCCTCGGGCACATAGACCGCTGAGCCCACGATCACATAGCGACAGTCATCAGTGAATAGGCTGCACTCTCGGTTCAGGTGCTCTCCATTGGAGGCCACATTAGTGACGTGCAGTAATGAAAAAAAGCGTTCAAAGAGGCGGCCGCGGATGTTGAGGGAGCGTTGGTCATTGCCATTGGCCAGGGTCTCCCCATCCTGCCCCAGCAGCAGATCCTCAGCCGCCTGGCAGCCCTGGTACTCATAGATCTCCAGGGAGGTCTGGTCAGAGGAGAAGGCTATGAAGCAGCGTCCATCTGGGGAGAACTTGCGGAGGAAGCAGGGAGGCTTCTCTACGTTGACCACAGTGAAGTTGGGGAAAAGGTTCTGGTGGAAGCAGCGCACGCGGTACCAGTGGGCTCCAGCCCGTCCAGAGAAGATCCGCCGCCGCTCCAGTCGATGGACTACATTCTGGTTCTGGATGCGCCTGGGTTTCAGGGTTGGGGAATCATCTTCCATGGTTCGATTGTTGCCAGCTCCCACTTACTGGTTGCTACATCACAAATCTCTCTGTATAGCAACTGGTAAAAGAGGTAATACAAACAACGATTATATCAGTTTACAATTAAGTTGAAAATGCAACAAGCTGATCAGAAGATTCATATATCATACAGGTCATTTCTAACTAAAATGAGTTTAGCCtagatcaggggtgtattcactgAGACCAAGCAATGTGAAACGTACACAAATAGAAGCAAATGGAAGTAAAAAGGGGAGGGACCTACATGAATTTGTCCAATACTCTACGTGGAGTAAACCGTTTCTGCCgtgaaacgttttgcaacagtgTCCGACTAATGAATACACTACAGGGCTGTGTTCAGTTCGTTTCAACATTTGCTACATTACATGATGGGGTAGGTACTGGACAACACATTCAAAACAGTGCACAATGTTCAATAGCCAGTCCATccaggaaaaaaagaaagaaaagagggcTTTAAATTTCAACCAATTACTGCACATTTCCTGCATAATATGGTTCAATCAAGCCACACATCAACAAACATGCATATTTTCACCACAAATTGGACAACCATTGCATATTGCCATGCAAAATGCCAGCATTGCCCCAGTAAAATCATGATCATTTCCCTGCAAAATCCATTCACTCCCGTTTGGTGGGTGTGGCCTGATCAAAATGGGTGTGCATTTGAAATCGCAAAACTCGTACATCACACACTATACACGATCTCCCTTTGGGCCACCATAAtcacaccgttcttcaactggttGTTCAATACAGTACTGTTTCCATTGAATTAAACATTGAACACTGTTCTTTAGTAGAGAGCGCACCTTGTTCACAGACACTTCCGCACAGTGTTTGAAAACATGCACAatagagctcgccagcttgtattcctaaaaaacagaaataagttACCTCTGGTTCATCAGCCATTCCTATGTGGAAAATAAATCAGGAAATAATGGGGTTTTCGGATAAACGCTTAAAATAAGgcctgaggttaacacaggcttaggagatcttatatgttttgttctatgagataatattcagttaacatgacctttatgaattatgatgCCTTTGTGCTTGTATTTAATTTGATTACATTTCGGGGCTCTCAAGAGGTGCaacacaactggccatgattgggagtcccatagagcggcgtaCAATTGACTGAGCGTCGCCCGAGTCTGGCCGGGTTAGgccatcaatgtaaataagattttgttcttaactgacttgcttagttaaataaaggtaaaaatataaaatataaaataaaatatatatatatataaattcttCAACATTCACAAAAAGTGACATAAACTGAAGATTATCTCAAAGAACAAAAGGtctaagatctcctaagcctttTTTAAAAATTAACAACATATCAATACAGGAAGTACATgtgggaacacaagtatatatataaataatatacaatGGACAATTGGTCTAGGGGTACAATATcgcattacacaaggaccttaagggacatgcatagaATTATAATTCTAATAGCTTTTGTTAGTAGAGTATTAAATTGTCtgaaaatacagttcaatttatttttgtaaggtaagaaaatggtgttttgtttgtaaattgacATTTGGGAATATGAAATTTGTCCAAAAGATTAATTAAATTAATTACATCAAattgtttcagcttatttctatcatAAATAAAcaatccaagcagtacatctcttCAGAATAGTGTaagatcttcataaatgtgttcaattataaatctactgatgtcttgccagtttccttacatgaatacaatgccaaaaaagatgcaacactgtttctgggtggtcattacaaaaggaacaatttgagttgatgtttgcTTTAAACGTGTTCATATAGTGGTtagcaggataatatttatgaatacttttaaaggaaacttccttaattttgttaacaagtaggtatgtgtgtggcaacatccaaacttttgtCCAACAGatcttattggaatggatttattgataatatctcaTAAACCTGTGTTTACAACATGCCTTATTACCGACGTTTATCCCCCAAAAACATggcggagttagtgcctacaaaaaaaTCTATTACTATTGTTCTCTATGGGCTATGCGCAATTAGCCTGTGTAGTGAGTCGATGGAGTACAGCTAAGAGCGGAAGtaacttttcgtagcaggttaagaGAGCaatttagctaaccctaactcttttCTTAGCCTCAGTCTGCTGTTAATTTGCCTAACCTGCTAAGTAAATTATCCTAGCCTGATACGTTCGTAGCTGTATTCCACCTAGTCAGAACCATTAACTTGGCGACGGGTTAGTAGGTCATTATTTCATTTTTACAGATTAACCACAGGAAAAAAAGTGTGGCTCCCATTTTCCATTCATACTAACATGCTAACTACCAAACTAGTCCTGAaaaatagcagctagctagcgttCCATCTGAAGTCACGAGCTTCCCGAAACGAAGCTGAATATTATTTCGTTTTGGGCAAGACAGTAACAGATGCAGCAAAATACACCACCAACAGAAATACATTGTCAAGCCGGTATGCTAACGTTAGCTCGCTAGCTTGCTACTAGTACTAGCCCAGACAGAAGGCTTATAAATATCTTTGGTACTAGTGCTGACTGACTAGTGCTGACTGTGCAGtcacaaaaataaacaaatgcgGGAATAACGTATAACTTACAGGCTTGAGTCTAGCGTCTTGAGGGCAGGCAATAAAAAAACGAATGTATGACAAGCTTGGAACATTTGTTCTGCACATACGACATAAGTGAGTCGTGATTTCTCAACACTGTTCAATGTTGTTggtattagttagctagctaatagagCCGTCAGCGAAGACGCATCCTCTTCCGTGGAACCATTCCTCACAGCGCCAC
This window encodes:
- the LOC112252254 gene encoding LOW QUALITY PROTEIN: DET1 homolog (The sequence of the model RefSeq protein was modified relative to this genomic sequence to represent the inferred CDS: deleted 1 base in 1 codon), which encodes MEDDSPTLKPRRIQNQNVVHRLERRRIFSGRAGAHWYRVRCFHQNLFPNFTVVNVEKPPCFLRKFSPDGRCFIAFSSDQTSLEIYEYQGCQAAEDLLLGQDGETLANGNDQRSLNIRGRLFERFFSLLHVTNVASNGEHLNRECSLFTDDCRYVIVGSAVYVPEEPSPHFFEVYRNNESVTPNPRSPLEDYSLHIIDLHTGRLCDTRSFKCDKIILSHNQGLYLYRNILAVLSVQQQTIHVFQVTSEGTFLDVRTIGRFCYEDDLLTLSAVYTEARAEGQPGFSRLYKEKTINSLKHRLLVYLWRRAEQDGSATAKRRFFQFFDQLRQLRMWKMQLLDEHHLFIKYTSEDVVTLRVTDPSQPSFFVVYNMVSTEVMAVFENTSDKLLELFENFCDLFRNATLHSEAVQFPCSASSNNFARQVQRRFKDTIVNAKYGGHTEAVRRLLGQLPISAQSYSSSPYLDLSLFSYDDKWVSVMERPKTCGDHPIRFYARDSGLLKFKIQAGLLGRPINHAVRRLVAFTFHPFEPFAISVQRTNAEYVVNFHMRHVCV